The Polaribacter sp. KT25b genome contains the following window.
ACCAACTTTAATACTACCAACTCTTTCGTCGATATGCAATAATTTTGCAGGGTTTATAGTAACCATTTTCCAAGCTTCTAATTCAGAAACGCCACCATATTTTACAGTTTTTGCAGCTTCTTGATTTAATCTTCTAGACATTTCTCTGTCATCAGAATTAATTGCAACAGTAACTCCAGCATTGTGCATAATGGCAGCATTATAAGGTATTGCGTCATTTACTTCGTATTTATAAGCCCACCAATCAGAAAAAGTAGAACCACCAACACCATGTTCTACCATTTTATCTGCTAATTTATATCCTTCTAAAATATGCGTAAAAGTGTTGATATTAAAATTAAATTTTTCTGCAACTTTCATTAACATATTAATTTCTGATTGTACATAAGAATGACAAGAAATAAAACGTTCGCCATTTATAATTTCTACCAATGTTTCCATTTCTGCATCTTTTCTATAAGGTTTTCCACTTTTTTTAAGAACTTCATATTCTTGAGCTCTTGTAAAATAGTCTGTAAACATTTGTTCAACTCCCATTCTTGTTTGTGGAAAACGTGTTCCGTTAGAGCTTCTAGATTGTTTTACATTTTCCCCCAAAGCAAATTTTATAAACTTAGGCGAATTATCATAAATCATATTTTCTGCATTTTCTCCCCATTTTAGTTTGATAATTGCAGAACGCCCACCAATTGGATTTGCAGAACCGTGTAAAATTTGAGAAGTTGTTGTTCCTCCAGAAATATTTCTATAAATATTAATATCATTAGGGTCTATAACATCTTCAATAGTAACTTCTGCAGATGAGTTTTGTGCACCTTCATTAATCGATGATGCTGCAATATGCGAGTGTTCATCAATAATTCCTGCAGTTAAATGTTTTCCTGTTCCATCAATTTCTGTTGCGCCTCTAGAACTTAAACCTTTACCAATTTTATAAATTTTACCATCTTTTAATAAAACGTCTGTATTTTCTAAAATTCCTTCATTTTCACTGGTCCAAACAGTAACATTTTTAATTAAAAGTGTTGTTGTTTTTGGTTGAGAAAAGTTTCCGAAGCCAATATTAGGATAACTTACCGGCAAAACTAAAATTTCTTTTTCATCAGCATTTTTGTCAGATTTTCCCTTTGATTTTTTATCATCCTTTCCCTTTACTTTCTTACTTGCAGACCAAGTAGATTTTTTACCTTCTGCATCAAAAGCATCACCTTGTATTAAATTAGCATCATTTATAACTTTACCAAGTAATCTTGTAAAATTATCGTCATTATTTAATGTAATAGAAACCCATTCATCTTTAAAAGAAAATTTAGATTTTAATTTTTTATCTCCTAATTTAATAGATCCTGTTTGTTTAGAACCTTTTCCGGTAATTGATAAATCGTAATTTGTATTATTAACATATAACATGTATTCGCCTGTTATATCTTTAATATTCATGTCGTTAATAATGTTTTTGTCACCTTGAACCCAGTTTTCAAAAATGGTTGTTTTAGCATCAAAAACATCACCAGAAGTAATTATAAAATTAGCATAACTTCCTGTTTTTAAATTTCCTATTGAATTGTTTCCAATAATTTCTGCAGGAATTGTAGTTAAAGCAGCCAACGCTTTTTCTTTATCAAAACCATATTTAATAGCTTTTTGCAAGTTTTTATGAAAAGATTTTATATCTTTTAATTTGTAAGTTGTTAATGCAAAATTTACATTATTTTTAGAAAGTACACTTAAATTAGAAGGTTCTTGATTCCATTTACGCATATCTCTTAAAGAAATATGTTGCGTTAATAAAGGATCTGAAACATCGTAAGCATTACTAAAATTAATAGGAATTATAAAATTAGCATTCGTAGCTTTTATGTCGTTAATTCTTTCAAATTCTTCTCCACTTCCAAGAATTGTGTATTGAATTCCAAATTCATCACCCACTTTATCAGCTCTTAAAGCATCTAAAAGATTGTTGGTTTCAAAAATCTGAATTAAATCTTTATTGCTATTTAAAGCCTCTAATGCTAAATCTTTATTTTTCATATTTCCTTTAGCATACCAATCTGCATCATTATAAACTTGGCGCAGTAAAGCCATTGCACCCATTAAAGAACTTGGGTAAGCTTGTCTAGATTTATTGCTTTTAGAAAAAGATAAATACTGTGCAGATTTTGTGTCTAAAACTCTATAAGCATTTGTAGAGTTAGGATTTAAAGCAACTAATAAACCACTTCCACGAATAATTCCGTCTTGTACATGTGTGTTTACAACACCAAAACCGGCATCAATAAAACTTTTTGCTTTTTTAGCATCAAATTTAAAATCATCTAAAGAATTTGTTTCTGGTCTAATATGATCATTCCAATAATAACCTTCTCTTTCCGGCTCATATTGAGCACTTCTAGAACTT
Protein-coding sequences here:
- a CDS encoding amidohydrolase family protein produces the protein MKRLLFLLFFLSLSVSNAQDYFPTDEGVKTTESTTFAFTNAKIYVTPTEVIKNGSLLIKDGKVISIGKSVKIPKGTKTTDLEGKTIYPSFIDIFSDFGIAKPQRQSRSSRSAQYEPEREGYYWNDHIRPETNSLDDFKFDAKKAKSFIDAGFGVVNTHVQDGIIRGSGLLVALNPNSTNAYRVLDTKSAQYLSFSKSNKSRQAYPSSLMGAMALLRQVYNDADWYAKGNMKNKDLALEALNSNKDLIQIFETNNLLDALRADKVGDEFGIQYTILGSGEEFERINDIKATNANFIIPINFSNAYDVSDPLLTQHISLRDMRKWNQEPSNLSVLSKNNVNFALTTYKLKDIKSFHKNLQKAIKYGFDKEKALAALTTIPAEIIGNNSIGNLKTGSYANFIITSGDVFDAKTTIFENWVQGDKNIINDMNIKDITGEYMLYVNNTNYDLSITGKGSKQTGSIKLGDKKLKSKFSFKDEWVSITLNNDDNFTRLLGKVINDANLIQGDAFDAEGKKSTWSASKKVKGKDDKKSKGKSDKNADEKEILVLPVSYPNIGFGNFSQPKTTTLLIKNVTVWTSENEGILENTDVLLKDGKIYKIGKGLSSRGATEIDGTGKHLTAGIIDEHSHIAASSINEGAQNSSAEVTIEDVIDPNDINIYRNISGGTTTSQILHGSANPIGGRSAIIKLKWGENAENMIYDNSPKFIKFALGENVKQSRSSNGTRFPQTRMGVEQMFTDYFTRAQEYEVLKKSGKPYRKDAEMETLVEIINGERFISCHSYVQSEINMLMKVAEKFNFNINTFTHILEGYKLADKMVEHGVGGSTFSDWWAYKYEVNDAIPYNAAIMHNAGVTVAINSDDREMSRRLNQEAAKTVKYGGVSELEAWKMVTINPAKLLHIDERVGSIKVGKDADVVLWSNHPMSIYTKVEKTIIDGKVYFDINEDHKKREAISQERSKLITMMLKEKLGGGKTQAPKKRVDRNFHCDTLEELKN